In one Roseburia intestinalis L1-82 genomic region, the following are encoded:
- a CDS encoding ABC transporter permease, producing the protein MRKLGRQLLAGPYLVWIIGFILLPIVIILYYAFTNTSGAFTWDNIAAIADPVHVKSILLSLKLGFFCTVVCLLLAYPLAMILNSFHFKHQSFVVFLFVLPMWMNFMLRILAWRLLLSNNGIVNALFGLFGFGPVKMLNTPTAVVFGMVYDFLPFMILPIYNSIARIKPDVIEAAKDLGANSRIVLIRIIFPLTLSGVISGIVMVFVPALTSFVISDLLGGGKVLLIGNVIEQEFMQGSNWNLGSGLSVVLMIFVIASMAVMNIFDKDQGGTAVW; encoded by the coding sequence ATGCGTAAATTAGGCAGACAGCTTTTAGCAGGACCTTATCTGGTATGGATAATCGGATTTATCCTGCTGCCGATCGTTATTATCTTATATTATGCGTTTACAAATACTTCGGGTGCTTTTACCTGGGACAATATCGCAGCGATTGCAGACCCGGTACATGTAAAATCCATTCTGCTTTCCTTAAAGCTCGGATTTTTCTGTACAGTAGTCTGTCTGCTGCTTGCCTATCCGCTTGCGATGATCTTAAACAGTTTTCATTTTAAGCATCAGAGTTTTGTCGTATTTTTATTTGTACTTCCGATGTGGATGAATTTTATGCTGCGTATCCTTGCCTGGCGGCTTTTACTCTCCAACAACGGTATCGTAAACGCACTGTTTGGTCTCTTTGGCTTTGGCCCGGTGAAAATGTTAAATACACCGACCGCCGTTGTATTCGGCATGGTATATGACTTTCTGCCATTTATGATCCTGCCGATCTATAACTCCATAGCGCGCATCAAACCGGACGTTATCGAAGCTGCAAAAGACCTGGGTGCAAATTCAAGGATCGTACTGATCCGCATTATCTTTCCGCTGACACTCTCCGGCGTGATCAGCGGAATCGTCATGGTTTTCGTTCCGGCTCTTACCTCTTTCGTGATCTCCGATCTGCTCGGCGGTGGTAAAGTGCTTTTGATCGGAAATGTCATTGAACAGGAATTTATGCAGGGAAGCAACTGGAATTTGGGCTCCGGACTTTCCGTTGTACTTATGATTTTCGTCATCGCAAGTATGGCGGTCATGAATATTTTTGATAAAGATCAGGGAGGAACTGCTGTATGGTAA
- a CDS encoding DUF5688 family protein: MTYQTFKQQIRQSLQDAFGSDVSIILQDILKNNNTHLDGLTVLTPGCNISPTIYLNDYFHAYENGRPISDICTEIRDIYQQNKPAHSVDISFFTCYEKVQSRIIFKLINYERNKALLTDVPHFRFLDLAIVFNCLIGIDPDDISQSFSEEKISCSPSASGSSATILIHNHHLSFWNITKDDLYALACKNTPDLQHYELRNMSDVLKELLSDDDSSAILAPPAPFPMYVLSNHTKLNGSACILYQDLLKNFAEHLRSDLYILPSSIHEVLIIPVNSFATPADPLLSSANSPADTRQQSYRELSEMVQEVNATQLSTEDILSDHVYYYSRESSRITM; this comes from the coding sequence ATGACATATCAGACATTTAAACAGCAGATCAGACAATCTTTACAGGACGCATTTGGTTCTGACGTTTCCATTATCCTGCAGGACATTTTAAAAAATAACAATACCCACTTAGACGGTCTGACCGTTTTAACTCCGGGCTGCAATATCTCACCGACCATTTATCTGAATGACTATTTTCATGCATATGAAAACGGCCGGCCCATTTCTGATATCTGCACCGAGATCAGGGACATTTATCAGCAGAACAAACCCGCCCACAGTGTTGATATTTCCTTTTTCACATGCTATGAGAAGGTTCAGTCCCGCATTATCTTTAAGCTGATCAATTACGAGCGCAACAAGGCGCTGTTAACAGATGTTCCCCATTTTCGTTTTCTTGATTTGGCGATCGTATTCAACTGTCTGATCGGCATTGATCCGGACGATATCAGCCAGTCATTTTCAGAAGAAAAGATTTCCTGCTCTCCGTCAGCCTCTGGCAGCTCTGCCACGATCCTGATCCATAACCATCATCTTTCCTTCTGGAATATCACAAAAGATGACCTGTATGCACTTGCATGCAAAAACACACCGGATCTCCAGCATTATGAGCTTCGCAATATGAGCGACGTGCTAAAAGAACTTCTTTCCGATGACGACAGCTCCGCCATCCTTGCTCCACCGGCACCTTTTCCGATGTATGTGCTGTCCAATCATACAAAATTAAACGGCTCTGCATGTATCCTGTATCAGGATCTGCTAAAAAACTTCGCAGAGCACTTAAGAAGTGATCTTTATATCCTTCCAAGCAGCATCCACGAAGTTCTCATCATTCCCGTCAATTCTTTTGCCACACCGGCCGATCCTCTGCTATCCTCCGCAAACAGTCCCGCAGATACCCGTCAGCAGTCCTATCGGGAACTCTCGGAAATGGTTCAGGAAGTCAATGCCACACAGCTTTCCACAGAGGATATTCTCTCCGACCATGTATATTATTATTCAAGGGAAAGCAGCCGTATTACCATGTAA
- the recN gene encoding DNA repair protein RecN, with protein MLQNLHVKNLALIDESEVDFAGGLNILSGETGAGKSIIIGSINLALGGKVQKEMLRDPEKPALVELIFSVTEKQKQVLKQLDVETEDDEVILSRRITGGRGVSKVNGESVPASKVKEIASVLIDIHGQHEHQSLLSKKKHLEILDSYAKEEIEQPKKELAEAYKDYKKLVSELNDADVDEEERLREVSFLEYEVGEIEEAGLTVGEDEELETQYKRFINGKKIVEALNQAYQYTGGMDQASELTGRALRELSGVSVYDEKIADMEETLTQIDNLLNDFNREIADYLDDTDFDEETFYHLEKRLDEINHLKSKYGSSIEEILSACETKQERLLRLKDYDTYLADLKEKVKNAEKKLQKSCEKVSDIRKKYAEKLVIAVTEALKDLNFLDVVFEMRFDVLSNYTANGYDDAEFMISTNPGEPVRPLGKVASGGELSRIMLAIKTVLADQDEVETLIFDEIDSGISGRTAQMVSEKMNLLGRSHQIICITHLPQIAAMADAHYLIEKAVSNGATVSKIRRLDTAETVDELSRMLGGVEITDKVRESAREMKELAAKKKK; from the coding sequence ATGTTACAAAATCTGCATGTGAAAAATTTAGCACTGATTGATGAGTCGGAGGTCGATTTTGCCGGGGGATTAAATATCCTGTCCGGTGAGACAGGTGCCGGAAAGTCCATTATCATTGGATCAATCAATCTTGCACTTGGAGGCAAGGTTCAGAAAGAAATGCTGCGTGACCCGGAAAAACCAGCGCTGGTGGAACTCATTTTTTCTGTTACCGAAAAGCAGAAACAGGTGTTAAAGCAGCTTGATGTGGAGACTGAGGATGATGAGGTCATCTTAAGCCGCAGGATCACGGGTGGACGCGGTGTCTCGAAGGTCAATGGCGAGAGTGTGCCTGCTTCAAAAGTAAAAGAAATTGCTTCGGTTTTGATTGACATTCACGGACAACATGAGCATCAGTCACTTTTGTCGAAGAAAAAGCATTTAGAGATCCTTGACAGTTATGCAAAGGAAGAGATCGAGCAGCCGAAAAAGGAGCTTGCAGAGGCATATAAGGACTATAAGAAACTTGTGTCAGAGTTAAACGATGCGGACGTGGATGAGGAAGAACGCTTAAGGGAAGTTTCGTTTTTGGAATATGAAGTCGGTGAGATTGAAGAGGCCGGACTTACTGTGGGAGAAGATGAGGAATTAGAGACACAGTATAAGCGTTTCATCAATGGGAAAAAAATTGTGGAAGCACTCAATCAGGCGTATCAGTATACCGGAGGGATGGATCAGGCATCAGAGCTGACCGGACGTGCGCTAAGGGAACTTTCGGGCGTATCAGTGTATGATGAGAAAATTGCTGATATGGAAGAAACGCTTACACAGATCGACAATCTGCTAAATGACTTTAACCGGGAGATTGCAGATTATCTGGATGATACAGATTTTGACGAGGAGACGTTTTACCATCTGGAAAAACGGCTGGATGAGATCAATCACTTAAAGTCAAAATATGGAAGTTCTATTGAGGAAATATTAAGTGCATGTGAAACGAAACAGGAACGGCTGCTCCGGTTAAAAGATTACGATACTTATCTGGCTGATTTAAAAGAAAAAGTAAAAAACGCGGAGAAAAAACTGCAGAAAAGCTGTGAAAAAGTGTCCGATATCCGCAAAAAATATGCAGAAAAACTGGTTATTGCAGTGACGGAAGCATTGAAAGATCTGAACTTTTTAGATGTTGTATTTGAAATGCGGTTTGACGTGCTGTCAAACTACACAGCAAACGGATACGACGATGCGGAGTTTATGATCTCAACAAACCCGGGAGAGCCGGTACGTCCGCTTGGAAAGGTGGCATCCGGGGGAGAGCTTTCAAGAATTATGCTTGCGATAAAAACAGTGCTTGCCGATCAGGACGAGGTGGAGACGCTGATCTTTGATGAGATCGACAGTGGAATCAGCGGACGCACGGCACAGATGGTTTCCGAGAAAATGAATCTTTTAGGACGTTCACACCAGATCATCTGTATCACACATCTGCCGCAGATCGCTGCGATGGCGGATGCACATTATCTGATTGAGAAGGCTGTCTCAAACGGCGCAACCGTCTCAAAGATCAGACGGCTTGATACGGCAGAAACCGTGGACGAACTGTCCCGTATGCTTGGCGGTGTTGAAATCACGGATAAGGTAAGAGAAAGTGCGCGGGAAATGAAAGAACTTGCCGCAAAAAAGAAAAAATAA
- the spo0A gene encoding sporulation transcription factor Spo0A — protein MEKLSVAIADDNEIMLQLLGDIIESDDELNVVGTAKDGEEAYRVIKTKEPDIVLLDIVMPKLDGLGVLSRVNKDKTIKKHPAFIMISAIGQDRITEDAINMGASYYIMKPFDNDMIIDRIKRIKNRSVPGMEKRKINAYEKAEPVSERSLEADVTEIIHEIGVPAHIKGYQYLRDAIVMSVNDMEMLNSITKILYPTIAKKYQTTSSRVERAIRHAIEVAWSRGKMDTIDEMFGYTIHNGKGKPTNSEFIALITDRIRLEHKMY, from the coding sequence ATGGAAAAATTAAGTGTAGCAATTGCTGATGATAATGAGATAATGTTACAGTTATTAGGGGATATTATCGAAAGTGATGATGAGTTGAATGTGGTAGGAACAGCAAAAGACGGTGAGGAAGCTTATCGTGTGATAAAAACAAAAGAGCCGGATATCGTGCTGCTTGACATAGTAATGCCAAAGTTAGACGGACTTGGGGTACTTAGCCGTGTGAACAAGGATAAAACGATCAAAAAACACCCGGCATTTATCATGATCAGTGCAATCGGACAAGATCGTATCACGGAAGATGCGATCAACATGGGGGCATCGTATTACATTATGAAACCATTTGATAATGATATGATCATTGACCGGATCAAACGGATCAAAAACCGCAGTGTGCCCGGAATGGAAAAACGTAAGATAAATGCATATGAAAAGGCAGAGCCGGTCAGCGAGCGCAGTCTTGAAGCGGATGTGACGGAGATCATCCATGAGATCGGTGTTCCGGCACATATCAAAGGATATCAGTACTTAAGGGATGCCATTGTTATGTCCGTGAATGATATGGAGATGTTAAATTCCATCACAAAGATCCTATACCCGACGATTGCAAAGAAATACCAGACAACATCAAGCAGAGTGGAGAGAGCGATCCGTCACGCGATCGAGGTAGCATGGAGCAGGGGAAAGATGGATACGATCGATGAGATGTTCGGTTATACGATCCACAATGGAAAAGGAAAGCCGACCAACTCAGAATTTATCGCGCTGATCACAGACCGTATTCGTCTGGAACATAAAATGTATTAA
- the glgA gene encoding glycogen synthase GlgA, whose product MKKILFAASEAVPFMKTGGLADVTGSLPKYFDKKNYDVRVILPKYVCMEERWKGQLHFLCHFYVNLSWRKQYVGIFETTYDGITYYLVDNEFYFAGNAPYNNIYEDVEKFAFFSKAVLEALPYLDFCPDIIHCHDWQTGLLPVFLRTLYGDEEYYTGIKTVFSIHNLKFQGRWKLPAVMDITGLPEQIFASDKLESYGEANYLKGGVVYADAVTTVSPTYAYEITTPEGGEGLEGLMYACRDKLFGILNGLDYTEYDPQKDVYLTNHYNEVNYKEGKALNKTRLQKNVSLPVDGDVFLIGMVSRMTDQKGFDLIAYIMDELLSTERVQFVVAGTGEARYQDMLSYFAGKYPDKMKVHIGYSEELAHQIYASCDAFLMPSLFEPCGLSQLMSLRYGTVPIVRETGGLKDTVIPYNEYTKEGTGFSFANYNAHEMLATIRYALSVFYQHKNDWDILIKHGMSQDFSWNASVAEYEKLYDSLMTKFTW is encoded by the coding sequence ATGAAAAAAATATTATTTGCGGCTTCAGAAGCTGTGCCTTTTATGAAAACCGGAGGACTTGCAGATGTAACAGGCTCATTGCCAAAATATTTTGACAAGAAGAATTATGATGTGAGGGTCATTCTTCCAAAATATGTCTGCATGGAAGAACGGTGGAAAGGACAGCTTCATTTTTTATGCCATTTTTATGTGAATTTAAGCTGGAGGAAACAATACGTTGGGATTTTTGAAACAACGTATGATGGAATTACTTACTATCTGGTCGACAATGAATTTTATTTTGCGGGAAATGCACCGTACAACAATATTTATGAGGACGTGGAGAAGTTCGCATTCTTTTCAAAAGCAGTGTTAGAGGCATTGCCGTATCTTGATTTCTGTCCGGATATCATCCACTGTCATGACTGGCAGACGGGACTGCTTCCGGTATTTTTGCGTACTTTATATGGAGATGAGGAATACTATACGGGTATAAAGACGGTATTTTCCATCCATAATCTGAAATTTCAGGGAAGATGGAAACTGCCTGCAGTTATGGATATTACCGGACTGCCGGAACAGATTTTTGCCTCAGATAAGTTAGAGTCTTACGGTGAGGCGAATTACTTAAAAGGCGGTGTGGTCTATGCAGATGCAGTCACCACAGTCAGTCCGACTTATGCCTATGAGATCACGACACCAGAGGGCGGTGAAGGATTAGAAGGACTTATGTATGCGTGCAGGGATAAACTTTTCGGTATTTTAAATGGCCTGGATTATACAGAATATGATCCACAGAAAGATGTCTATCTGACCAATCATTATAACGAGGTGAATTATAAGGAAGGAAAGGCTCTCAACAAAACACGTCTGCAAAAAAATGTGTCTCTTCCGGTAGACGGGGACGTATTTCTGATCGGTATGGTATCGCGTATGACAGACCAGAAAGGGTTTGATCTGATCGCATATATCATGGATGAACTGCTCAGTACCGAGCGTGTCCAGTTTGTTGTGGCAGGAACCGGAGAGGCACGATATCAGGATATGCTGTCTTACTTTGCGGGAAAATATCCGGATAAGATGAAGGTACATATCGGCTATTCAGAGGAACTTGCCCATCAGATTTATGCCTCCTGTGATGCATTTTTGATGCCGTCTTTGTTTGAGCCTTGTGGTTTAAGCCAGCTGATGAGCCTTCGTTATGGCACGGTTCCGATCGTGCGTGAAACGGGTGGTCTTAAGGATACCGTCATTCCGTATAATGAATATACGAAAGAGGGAACCGGATTCTCCTTTGCAAATTATAATGCGCATGAGATGTTAGCGACAATCCGTTATGCGTTATCCGTATTTTACCAGCATAAAAATGACTGGGATATACTGATAAAACACGGTATGAGTCAGGATTTCTCCTGGAACGCATCGGTGGCAGAATATGAAAAGTTGTACGACAGTCTGATGACAAAGTTTACATGGTAA
- a CDS encoding ABC transporter permease: MVKKAASRIYLAVIFLFLYLPILVLVVLSFNNSKSRVVWGGFTLKWYASCFTDKTIMNALIMTLQITLCAAVLSTLIGTLAAIGISAMKKRGTTLMLGATNIPLLNADIVTGISLMLLFVKFLNLGFVTVLIAHITFDIPYVILNVLPKLKQVNRNTYEAALDLGASPLYAFYKVTWPDIKSGVFSGFLMAVTMSLDDFSITFFTKGAGVNTLSTMLYTELRKGVRPELYALSTLLFFAAFLLLLVMNRRSSKNSQ, from the coding sequence ATGGTAAAGAAGGCTGCATCCCGCATTTATCTTGCGGTCATCTTTTTATTTTTATATCTTCCGATTCTTGTTTTGGTCGTTCTTTCCTTTAACAATTCCAAATCAAGAGTCGTATGGGGCGGATTTACTTTAAAATGGTACGCCTCCTGTTTTACAGACAAAACGATCATGAACGCACTGATCATGACGCTGCAGATCACACTTTGCGCCGCAGTACTCTCCACGCTGATCGGCACACTCGCTGCCATCGGCATCAGTGCGATGAAAAAACGTGGCACCACACTGATGCTCGGTGCAACCAACATCCCGCTGTTAAACGCGGATATCGTGACCGGAATATCACTCATGCTGCTTTTTGTAAAATTTTTAAATCTGGGCTTTGTAACGGTGCTCATTGCACACATTACATTTGATATCCCGTATGTGATTTTAAATGTACTTCCAAAATTAAAGCAGGTAAACCGGAACACCTATGAAGCGGCCTTAGATCTTGGTGCCTCCCCGCTTTATGCCTTTTATAAAGTGACCTGGCCGGATATCAAATCCGGTGTGTTTTCCGGATTCTTAATGGCTGTCACCATGTCCCTGGATGATTTTTCCATCACCTTTTTTACCAAGGGTGCCGGTGTGAACACACTTTCGACCATGCTCTACACAGAACTTCGAAAAGGTGTACGTCCGGAGCTTTATGCACTTTCCACACTGCTGTTTTTTGCCGCATTTCTGCTGCTGCTTGTCATGAACCGCAGATCGTCTAAGAACAGCCAGTAA
- a CDS encoding GGDEF domain-containing protein codes for MKQKVTVFVNGWHMHTESEIEKLAAEYMEEGRTAFFSKELNKAATLTQNAIDIYRMEKNYEQYAFAQNMMGVIYVSLGNESAAMDCYLEVLECSKRHGITSVLALAYNNIGSRYQELRQHQKAIGYFERSADELEKVTDTENENFQIRYLITHMNLMKSYGELDRLDDARKELLKLEKCSQGIVNEMYRYSYLTLKSRLYWNIGEKEYVYEHLDELIKGGIDDSNAADYIEDVSDLCGLLKDMQEFDKWKRVILAFEQHAKKQNSIYYEMILNEMWLDYYKELGDNEQYVKLCIHYVDVAQQQKKADNEERACAIDLKIELQEKEEQRRHAEVRSNQDALTGLGNRYMLEKDAVDVIEHAIKTGEKIAVGVLDIDCFKQHNDTYGHIQGDRCLRHVADVLKNAVEKRGKAYRFGGDEFVLLIQNGEENTITSIAETIKKELQQLHIEDKDSGRQAAVTISQGYASFLPSRQESRNSLIEHADKALYEVKENGRDGFRIIVE; via the coding sequence ATGAAACAAAAAGTGACAGTTTTTGTAAATGGGTGGCATATGCATACAGAGAGTGAAATAGAGAAATTAGCGGCGGAATATATGGAGGAAGGCCGGACAGCCTTTTTTTCAAAAGAATTAAATAAGGCGGCAACTTTAACGCAGAATGCAATCGATATCTATCGGATGGAAAAAAATTATGAACAGTATGCATTTGCGCAGAATATGATGGGTGTCATCTATGTGTCGCTTGGAAATGAATCGGCTGCAATGGATTGTTATTTAGAAGTGTTAGAGTGTTCAAAAAGACATGGAATAACATCCGTTCTGGCATTGGCGTATAATAACATAGGTTCCAGATATCAGGAGTTACGGCAGCACCAAAAGGCGATTGGATATTTTGAAAGGTCTGCAGATGAACTTGAAAAAGTGACAGACACAGAGAATGAGAATTTTCAGATCAGGTATCTGATTACACACATGAATCTCATGAAGTCCTATGGGGAACTTGACCGGCTTGACGATGCACGCAAGGAACTTCTTAAATTAGAAAAATGCAGCCAGGGTATTGTGAATGAAATGTATCGTTACTCTTATCTGACATTGAAATCAAGACTTTACTGGAACATTGGGGAAAAAGAATATGTGTATGAGCATTTGGATGAATTGATAAAGGGTGGAATTGATGATTCAAATGCAGCAGATTATATTGAAGATGTAAGTGACTTGTGCGGCCTGCTGAAAGATATGCAGGAGTTTGACAAGTGGAAAAGAGTGATTCTGGCATTTGAGCAGCATGCAAAGAAACAGAACAGCATTTATTATGAAATGATTCTCAATGAAATGTGGCTGGATTACTATAAGGAGCTTGGGGACAACGAGCAGTATGTAAAGCTCTGCATTCACTATGTAGATGTGGCTCAGCAGCAGAAAAAAGCAGACAATGAGGAACGTGCATGTGCGATCGACTTAAAGATTGAACTTCAGGAAAAGGAAGAACAACGCAGACATGCGGAGGTACGTTCCAATCAGGATGCACTGACAGGGCTGGGCAACCGGTATATGTTAGAGAAGGATGCTGTGGATGTGATTGAACATGCAATAAAAACAGGCGAAAAGATTGCTGTCGGAGTGCTTGATATCGACTGCTTTAAACAGCATAATGATACATATGGGCATATTCAGGGGGATCGTTGTCTTCGACATGTTGCTGATGTTTTGAAGAATGCCGTGGAAAAACGTGGAAAGGCATACAGGTTTGGCGGGGATGAGTTTGTACTGCTTATCCAGAACGGGGAAGAAAATACGATCACTTCCATTGCAGAAACGATAAAAAAAGAACTGCAGCAGCTGCATATAGAGGATAAGGATTCTGGCAGACAGGCAGCCGTCACGATTTCACAGGGATATGCAAGTTTCCTGCCAAGCAGACAGGAAAGCAGAAATAGTCTGATTGAACATGCGGATAAAGCATTGTATGAAGTAAAAGAAAACGGAAGGGATGGATTTCGTATTATTGTAGAATAA
- the argR gene encoding arginine repressor, which translates to MKTKRQAKILELIKKNNIETQEELSDYLEREGYQVTQATVSRDIRELKLTKVAVNGGRQKYVALMEASEDLSEKYTRVFRDGFVSMDMAQNILVIKTVSGMAMAVAAALDAMHLHEVVGCIAGDDTIMCAVRSVQETVEVMGRLRKIVEE; encoded by the coding sequence ATGAAAACAAAGAGACAGGCAAAAATACTTGAACTGATAAAAAAGAATAACATCGAAACACAGGAAGAATTATCGGATTATTTAGAGAGGGAAGGATATCAGGTAACGCAGGCAACGGTTTCGAGGGATATTCGGGAATTGAAGCTGACAAAGGTGGCAGTCAACGGGGGCAGGCAGAAATATGTTGCACTGATGGAGGCAAGCGAAGATCTGTCTGAAAAATATACCAGAGTGTTCCGCGATGGATTTGTTTCCATGGATATGGCACAGAATATCCTTGTTATCAAGACGGTATCAGGAATGGCAATGGCGGTGGCTGCGGCACTTGATGCCATGCATCTGCATGAAGTTGTGGGATGTATTGCCGGGGATGATACGATCATGTGTGCAGTCAGAAGTGTACAGGAAACTGTTGAAGTTATGGGACGGCTGCGCAAAATTGTAGAAGAATAA
- a CDS encoding ABC transporter substrate-binding protein, which translates to MKKYIVFPLLLLGAFFAAGCGTKNTADDNSLVVLNYGKYMDSSVLKLFEQETGIHVKLEEYESPEEMYTKYKAGSIGYDLICTSDYMVERLISEGEVNKIDFSSFSNYQNIDPSIIDAARIFDPDASYSMPYFYGTLGILYNTTMVTDDEVSSWNILWDEHYKDSIIMQNSVRDSFVPALRLLNYDINTENETELNNAVDLLIKQKPLVYAYYVDETSDEMAAGNAAMALVYSGEAATAMELNDDLSYTVPKEGSNLWIDSWFIPKSCKNQENAEKFLDFLCREDVAMKNFDYVCYATPNLAVIDALDDETLSDTTIFPPQETLDNCTVYKQFDESTTSLYSYLWKKLKSE; encoded by the coding sequence ATGAAAAAATATATTGTTTTTCCGCTTTTACTTCTCGGCGCTTTTTTTGCCGCAGGCTGTGGAACAAAAAATACCGCTGACGATAATTCGCTGGTCGTTTTAAATTATGGAAAATATATGGACAGTTCTGTTTTAAAACTGTTTGAACAGGAAACCGGCATCCATGTTAAATTAGAAGAATATGAAAGCCCGGAGGAAATGTATACGAAATATAAAGCCGGTTCGATCGGTTATGACTTAATCTGCACTTCCGACTATATGGTAGAACGTCTGATCTCGGAGGGCGAAGTAAATAAGATCGACTTCAGCAGTTTTTCGAATTACCAAAATATTGATCCGTCGATCATCGATGCGGCAAGGATCTTTGACCCGGATGCCTCTTACTCCATGCCCTATTTTTACGGAACGCTCGGCATCCTCTACAATACCACGATGGTCACAGATGATGAGGTGTCCTCCTGGAATATCCTGTGGGATGAACACTACAAAGATTCCATCATTATGCAGAATTCTGTCCGTGATTCGTTTGTCCCGGCTCTTCGCCTGTTAAATTATGACATCAATACAGAAAACGAGACCGAACTGAATAATGCCGTTGATCTTCTGATCAAACAAAAACCTCTTGTGTACGCCTATTATGTGGATGAGACTTCCGATGAAATGGCTGCCGGAAATGCGGCAATGGCATTAGTTTATTCCGGGGAAGCAGCCACTGCGATGGAATTAAATGATGACCTCTCCTATACGGTTCCAAAAGAAGGTTCCAACCTCTGGATCGATTCCTGGTTCATTCCAAAGAGCTGTAAAAATCAGGAAAATGCTGAAAAATTTCTCGATTTCCTATGCCGTGAGGACGTTGCCATGAAAAATTTTGATTATGTCTGCTATGCCACACCAAACCTTGCTGTGATTGATGCACTTGACGATGAGACTCTGAGTGATACCACCATTTTCCCGCCACAGGAAACACTGGATAACTGTACCGTGTACAAACAGTTTGATGAATCCACAACTTCGCTTTACAGCTATCTCTGGAAAAAATTAAAATCCGAATAA
- the spoIVB gene encoding SpoIVB peptidase — translation MKKISAYYRIIQNLTCMGFFFTLIFAVKSFENAVPDEIYVRAGETVSYDFDVPVSVVLKQDSTEVFEYLTKDSPLTYCVNCRLFGIFPVKDITVMLVEPETVYASGMPVGIYAKTKGVLVIGNGEVERVDGREVKPSENLVKSGDYIVSVNGMAVSEKEDLAAAVNEAGGEKDILGIMRGEEYIEVSLDPVKSVSGKYMLGVWVRDDLAGVGTLTYYKADGTYAALGHAVSDSDTGTIMSMAEGYLYHTDIVGIKKGKSGTPGELSGIIQYGDSTRIGSIMQNTGLGIHGVLNGNLKWLETGECYEVRYKQDIRTGSAFIVSSVSGESKKYEVMVESVDYSGKEENKGILIRVTDPELLELTGGIVQGMSGSPIIQDGKLIGAVTHVLVNDPTRGYGIFIEKML, via the coding sequence ATGAAAAAGATAAGTGCTTATTACAGAATTATACAAAATCTTACCTGTATGGGATTCTTTTTTACGTTGATTTTTGCGGTAAAATCGTTTGAGAATGCTGTGCCGGATGAGATATATGTGAGAGCGGGAGAAACGGTATCTTATGATTTTGATGTTCCGGTCAGTGTTGTGCTAAAGCAGGACAGTACGGAGGTATTTGAATATCTGACAAAAGATTCACCGCTTACGTATTGTGTAAATTGCAGATTATTTGGAATTTTTCCCGTTAAAGATATCACGGTTATGCTGGTGGAACCGGAAACGGTTTATGCCAGTGGAATGCCGGTTGGAATTTATGCGAAAACAAAAGGAGTACTTGTGATCGGGAATGGGGAAGTGGAGAGGGTAGATGGACGGGAGGTAAAGCCGTCAGAAAATCTTGTAAAAAGCGGAGATTATATTGTCAGTGTCAATGGGATGGCAGTCAGCGAGAAAGAAGACCTTGCTGCAGCAGTGAACGAAGCCGGAGGAGAAAAAGATATTCTTGGAATCATGCGTGGCGAGGAATATATTGAGGTTTCCCTGGATCCGGTAAAGAGTGTCAGTGGAAAATATATGCTTGGTGTCTGGGTGAGGGACGACCTTGCGGGAGTAGGAACACTTACTTATTACAAAGCAGATGGAACCTATGCAGCACTTGGACATGCAGTGAGTGACAGCGATACCGGAACGATCATGAGTATGGCGGAAGGGTATCTTTATCATACAGATATTGTAGGCATAAAGAAAGGAAAGTCAGGCACTCCGGGAGAACTTTCCGGTATTATTCAATACGGAGACAGTACAAGAATAGGTTCGATCATGCAAAACACCGGTCTTGGGATTCATGGAGTCTTAAACGGAAACTTAAAGTGGTTAGAAACCGGGGAGTGTTATGAGGTGCGTTATAAACAGGATATCAGGACCGGAAGTGCGTTTATTGTATCGTCTGTTTCCGGGGAGAGTAAAAAATATGAAGTGATGGTGGAAAGTGTTGATTACAGCGGAAAAGAGGAAAATAAAGGAATCCTGATCCGGGTTACAGACCCTGAACTTTTAGAGCTGACAGGCGGGATCGTACAGGGAATGAGCGGCAGTCCGATCATACAGGACGGGAAACTGATCGGGGCCGTTACACATGTGCTCGTCAATGATCCGACCAGGGGTTATGGGATATTCATTGAGAAAATGCTTTAA